The following coding sequences lie in one Caproicibacterium argilliputei genomic window:
- the pglZ gene encoding BREX-1 system phosphatase PglZ type A — protein MAELNLKQIIDRLNAEFTGETRKLVFWYDDKAEFAEDMETVELQNAKIYHLQPDNQFYTKYFLERVDKTTNYLIYAPFPKPDVRDNHLEDTMLYSRRFFADRASLLSVDLGIEERYKPVIEKHIKFFANKERTQRFYDLEIENFNEENILVGLLSAVCKARTCSFEEVVRIVLTDGELVDNAFLQEFEKYDLLSAFWQLCEQHFGYTDTKPSLERLLVTLFVTYTGRYVQAELPAAWKSFVSYKSGNIIAFLDSLMNSVLYRDKYDALSAHVAKGLNVFSAFAGMRVDDLVECDTFLAVDQVLVKWLIGRLVSEDIGAIVNGLTIPELCEKRAKMHFGRKTGKTYQMLSSAYSMVKEADYHAADGLKPIIDRYLAADYNMDQQYRKFYYYYDQQESTESFEPLRELVENIYTNEYLACLLPAWNAGIQQDAAFSAIPLQREFYNANLRYTKERTVVIISDAMRYEVGQELFARMQDDPKCTTKLSVQLSVLPSYTRLGMAALLPHKTLEMTDDFQVLVDGILCDNLAGRQQVLQSYNPDSVCVQFDDIKNLKVAELRDVLTKRQIIYVYHNQIDARGDKANTEDEVFNACEEAVQEIMDLIHRISVSGNTYHFIVTADHGFIYKRDKLTESDKISGKSAEKAFVNRRFIVSKAALEDDGIDHMSMGRVLGNEDSKVVSYPVSSNVFKVAGGGANYVHGGSSPQEMLVPVLEFKMERGHMETKNAEIALVSIVHKITNLITSMDFIQSDAVSDTVKAAKYRIFFLSEDNEKISNENSYVADSREENAQKRIFRMRFTFKNKKYDKDKQYYLVVYDEESGLEQWRQPVIMDIAFADDFGFGF, from the coding sequence ATGGCAGAATTGAACCTGAAACAAATTATAGACCGCCTGAATGCGGAATTTACCGGGGAGACCCGAAAACTGGTTTTCTGGTATGATGACAAGGCAGAATTTGCCGAGGATATGGAGACGGTGGAGCTTCAGAATGCGAAGATCTACCATCTCCAGCCGGATAACCAGTTCTATACAAAGTATTTTTTGGAGCGTGTGGATAAGACCACGAATTATCTGATCTATGCACCGTTTCCGAAGCCGGATGTAAGGGACAACCATCTGGAAGACACAATGCTGTATTCCAGACGGTTCTTTGCCGACCGTGCCTCCCTGCTGTCGGTTGACCTCGGTATTGAGGAAAGGTACAAGCCGGTTATTGAGAAGCACATTAAGTTCTTCGCCAACAAAGAGCGCACCCAACGCTTCTATGATCTGGAAATCGAAAACTTCAATGAAGAAAATATCCTTGTCGGTCTGCTGAGTGCAGTCTGCAAGGCGCGTACCTGCTCTTTTGAGGAAGTCGTGCGCATCGTGTTGACGGATGGCGAGCTGGTGGACAATGCTTTCTTGCAGGAGTTTGAAAAATACGATCTGCTGTCTGCATTCTGGCAGCTCTGTGAGCAGCATTTTGGATACACCGATACAAAACCGAGTTTGGAACGGCTGCTGGTGACGCTGTTCGTTACCTATACTGGGCGATATGTGCAGGCAGAGCTTCCGGCAGCATGGAAGAGTTTTGTCTCCTACAAGTCTGGCAATATTATCGCATTCCTCGATAGCCTGATGAACAGCGTCCTGTATCGGGACAAATACGATGCTCTGTCAGCGCACGTTGCCAAAGGGCTGAATGTTTTTTCGGCATTTGCAGGAATGCGAGTGGACGATTTGGTGGAGTGTGACACTTTCCTTGCCGTGGATCAGGTGCTGGTAAAGTGGCTCATTGGCAGACTTGTTTCGGAAGATATCGGCGCAATCGTAAACGGGCTTACCATCCCGGAACTCTGTGAAAAACGGGCTAAAATGCACTTTGGCAGAAAGACCGGGAAGACCTATCAGATGCTTTCCAGTGCATACAGCATGGTGAAGGAAGCGGATTACCATGCCGCAGATGGCTTAAAGCCAATCATCGACCGATATCTTGCTGCGGATTACAATATGGATCAGCAGTATCGGAAATTCTACTATTATTACGACCAGCAGGAGAGCACGGAAAGCTTTGAGCCGCTTCGGGAACTGGTGGAAAATATTTACACGAACGAATATCTGGCTTGCCTGCTCCCTGCCTGGAATGCCGGAATTCAGCAGGATGCCGCATTTTCTGCAATTCCGTTGCAGCGGGAGTTTTACAATGCCAACCTGCGCTATACCAAAGAACGCACCGTGGTCATCATTTCGGATGCCATGCGTTACGAGGTCGGACAGGAATTGTTTGCCCGAATGCAGGATGACCCGAAATGCACGACAAAACTTTCTGTACAACTAAGTGTCCTGCCGTCTTATACAAGGCTCGGTATGGCAGCACTTTTACCGCATAAAACACTGGAGATGACGGATGACTTCCAGGTGCTGGTAGATGGTATCCTTTGCGATAATCTGGCAGGTCGGCAGCAGGTGCTGCAAAGCTATAACCCGGATAGTGTCTGTGTACAGTTCGATGATATCAAAAATCTGAAAGTGGCAGAGCTGCGAGATGTGCTGACAAAACGTCAGATTATCTATGTATATCATAATCAGATTGACGCGCGTGGAGACAAGGCAAATACCGAGGATGAGGTGTTTAATGCGTGTGAGGAGGCCGTTCAGGAAATCATGGACTTGATTCATCGAATCTCCGTCAGCGGCAACACCTATCATTTTATCGTCACTGCCGATCATGGCTTTATTTACAAGCGTGATAAGCTGACAGAAAGTGACAAGATTTCTGGGAAAAGCGCGGAAAAAGCATTTGTTAATCGCAGATTTATTGTGTCCAAGGCGGCACTGGAAGATGACGGCATCGACCATATGAGCATGGGACGCGTTCTGGGGAATGAGGACAGCAAGGTGGTGTCCTATCCTGTCAGCAGCAATGTCTTTAAGGTGGCCGGAGGCGGTGCTAACTATGTGCATGGCGGTTCCTCACCGCAGGAAATGCTGGTACCGGTGCTGGAGTTTAAGATGGAACGTGGTCACATGGAAACAAAGAATGCAGAGATTGCTCTGGTCAGCATCGTCCATAAGATCACGAACCTGATCACTTCCATGGACTTTATCCAGTCGGATGCAGTCAGCGATACTGTGAAAGCCGCAAAATACCGCATTTTCTTCCTCTCGGAGGACAATGAGAAAATCTCGAACGAAAACAGCTATGTGGCGGACAGTCGCGAGGAAAATGCACAGAAGCGTATCTTCCGGATGCGTTTCACATTCAAGAATAAGAAATACGACAAGGACAAGCAGTATTACCTTGTGGTTTATGACGAAGAAAGCGGTCTGGAGCAGTGGAGGCAGCCTGTCATCATGGACATTGCCTTTGCAGATGACTTTGGATTCGGATTCTGA
- a CDS encoding DUF3791 domain-containing protein, translating to MSKESNFLIYCMERYRHFKGLSGADVAKTFEEYGIYGYITKYFESLHTMGDHCIVQDIDDYISSITGNNRIKA from the coding sequence ATGAGCAAAGAATCCAATTTTTTGATTTATTGCATGGAGCGGTACCGTCATTTCAAAGGGCTTTCCGGTGCGGATGTGGCGAAAACCTTTGAAGAGTATGGCATCTATGGGTATATCACAAAGTATTTTGAATCACTGCACACAATGGGGGATCATTGCATCGTGCAGGATATTGACGATTATATTAGTAGCATCACAGGCAACAACCGGATCAAGGCGTAA
- a CDS encoding DUF3990 domain-containing protein: MILYHGSNVIVEQPKLIRQNRYLDFGFGFYTTTNRDQAVNFAQKVTDRRKTGAATLNIYSVEEAVAFKECSLLRFDSPDEAWLDFVAENRQGTYQGKQHDLIYGAVANDDVYRTITLYMTGVLDKEQTLAALKIRKLFNQLVFATEKSLQYLHFEGRELV; this comes from the coding sequence ATGATTTTGTATCACGGAAGCAATGTTATCGTAGAACAGCCGAAACTTATCCGGCAAAATCGCTATCTGGACTTCGGTTTTGGATTTTATACCACCACCAACCGCGATCAGGCAGTGAACTTCGCTCAAAAGGTCACTGACCGCCGCAAAACAGGAGCCGCTACGCTCAATATTTATTCCGTAGAGGAAGCTGTGGCTTTCAAGGAGTGCAGCTTGCTGCGCTTTGATAGCCCAGATGAAGCATGGTTGGATTTTGTAGCCGAGAACCGTCAGGGAACCTATCAGGGAAAGCAGCATGACCTGATTTATGGTGCTGTGGCAAATGATGATGTGTACCGCACTATTACCCTGTATATGACCGGAGTGTTGGATAAGGAACAAACACTGGCGGCACTCAAGATTCGGAAATTGTTCAACCAGCTGGTGTTTGCAACTGAGAAGTCCCTGCAATACTTGCATTTTGAAGGGAGGGAGCTTGTATGA
- the pglX gene encoding BREX-1 system adenine-specific DNA-methyltransferase PglX, with protein sequence MNKTAIKNFAIWARNKLIADVSYDARLIGITEDGIAKPLPQSFDGTQFFDIGTAEPYSISGEAVRQRDKLIEVIQQKEKDTDYKTAYQYVIEEVAYTWFNRLIAIRFMEVNDYLPSHIRVLSSESGKLEPDLVTTPFDAELPFTAEEEAQIFQLKQDNKLDEVFRILFLKQCNALNEILPALFEKTKNYTELLLSLSVIDQDGVVYHLIHDIPEDDFNIERGGQVEIIGWLYQYYNTEPKAAAFAKNGKITKEEIPAVTQLFTPDWVVRYMVENSLGRLWVEGHPDCGLKENWKYYLEEAQQEPEVQAKLAEIRKEYAALNPEDIKLIDPCMGSGHILVYAFDVLMQIYESAGYSQRDAAKSILEHNIYGLDIDDRAYQLAYFAVMMKARQYNRRILNGENTCHVYAIQESNSINRAHLKCFGAGMDDIEKNAAKMQLEGLLDTLTDAKEYGSILNVESYNWDLLRRFVAAEDTDGQISMDSVGVEDTAEQLNRLIDIGETMARKYWVTCTNPPYAGTSNLSANVNNFVKKNYPDSKVDLYAVFIERCRQMTVNNGFQAMITQHSWMFLSSFEKLREKMMLIETINMAHLGARAFEEIGGEVVQTTSFVRCANHVDGYKGTYCRLIEPTSQQGKEDMFLEGKNRYITNQNSFRIIPGEPIAYWASNTILKCFLNRKALDVKYMMREGIHTADNERFLRLWSEVNSNTIVQNATSYKDIDKYGRWVPYNKGGAYRKWFGNNDWVIGFDSVYREKMAMLKGHVRPSEGIYFREGGTWTAVTMGGFGIRYYPSGFLFDAGGQVAVGPNIISCIAYLNSKLFGEIAKLTMPTINYKCGVIKTLPDLCVDDNAIVEKAKNNIELSKCDWNAFETSLDFKKHPLLRNVSTISEAFNQWQTECDDRFNQLKANEEELNRIFIDIYGLQDELTPEVEDKDVTVRKAELQRDIKSLLSYAVGCMFGRYSLDVEGLAYAGGEWDGSKYQSYIPDADNVIPITDEEYLDDDIVSRLCAWLKVVYGADTLEENLDYIAKALGNKGSTSREIIRNYFLNDFFKDHCQTYSVTGSGKRPIYWLFDSGKQNGFKALVYLHHYTPDTIGNLRIDYLHKMQRVYESEINRMQDMMDHSGNAREVAAASKRKDKLAKQLKECREYDEKISHLALSRIELDLDDGVKVNYRKLQTAQDGKFYEVLADSKNIMVKEKK encoded by the coding sequence ATGAACAAGACAGCCATAAAGAATTTTGCGATCTGGGCGCGGAACAAGCTGATTGCAGATGTCAGCTATGATGCCCGCCTGATCGGTATTACGGAGGACGGCATTGCCAAGCCGCTGCCGCAGAGCTTCGACGGCACTCAGTTCTTTGATATCGGCACCGCAGAACCGTACTCGATTTCCGGCGAGGCCGTGCGCCAGCGTGACAAGCTGATAGAGGTTATTCAGCAGAAGGAAAAGGATACCGACTATAAAACCGCATATCAGTATGTGATCGAGGAGGTTGCCTATACATGGTTCAACCGCCTGATTGCGATCCGGTTCATGGAGGTCAACGACTATCTGCCTTCCCATATCCGGGTTCTTTCTTCCGAGAGCGGAAAGCTGGAGCCGGATCTGGTTACAACACCGTTTGACGCAGAGCTGCCCTTCACTGCGGAGGAAGAGGCTCAGATTTTCCAGTTGAAGCAGGACAACAAGCTGGACGAGGTGTTCCGCATCCTGTTCCTGAAACAGTGCAATGCCCTGAACGAGATTCTGCCTGCTCTGTTTGAAAAAACAAAGAACTACACCGAGTTGCTGCTCAGCCTGTCCGTTATTGACCAGGATGGTGTGGTCTATCATCTGATTCACGATATCCCGGAGGATGACTTCAACATCGAGCGCGGTGGTCAGGTGGAGATTATCGGCTGGCTGTACCAGTATTACAACACTGAACCGAAAGCGGCTGCATTTGCCAAGAACGGTAAGATCACCAAAGAGGAAATCCCTGCTGTAACCCAGCTGTTCACTCCGGACTGGGTCGTCCGTTACATGGTGGAGAACAGCCTTGGCCGTCTGTGGGTGGAAGGACACCCGGACTGCGGCCTGAAAGAAAACTGGAAATACTATCTGGAAGAAGCACAGCAGGAGCCGGAGGTACAGGCGAAGCTGGCTGAAATTCGCAAAGAGTACGCCGCCCTGAATCCGGAAGATATCAAGCTCATCGACCCCTGCATGGGTTCCGGACATATCCTCGTATACGCCTTTGATGTGCTGATGCAGATTTACGAGAGTGCCGGTTATAGCCAGCGTGATGCTGCAAAGAGCATTCTGGAACATAACATCTACGGTCTGGATATTGATGACCGCGCCTATCAGTTGGCGTATTTTGCCGTAATGATGAAAGCACGGCAGTACAACCGCCGTATCTTAAACGGTGAGAACACCTGCCATGTCTATGCTATTCAGGAGAGCAACAGCATTAACCGTGCGCACCTGAAGTGTTTCGGCGCAGGGATGGATGATATTGAGAAGAACGCCGCAAAGATGCAGCTGGAAGGCCTGCTGGACACCCTGACCGATGCCAAGGAATACGGCTCTATCCTGAATGTGGAGAGCTATAACTGGGATTTGCTGCGCCGGTTTGTGGCAGCGGAGGACACAGACGGTCAGATCAGCATGGACAGCGTGGGCGTGGAAGATACAGCTGAACAGCTGAATCGGCTCATTGATATTGGCGAGACGATGGCACGAAAATATTGGGTTACCTGTACGAATCCGCCCTATGCCGGAACCAGCAACCTGAGTGCAAACGTCAATAACTTTGTCAAGAAGAATTATCCAGATAGTAAGGTTGATCTGTATGCTGTTTTTATTGAACGTTGCCGCCAGATGACTGTAAACAACGGTTTTCAAGCAATGATTACGCAGCATAGCTGGATGTTCCTGTCCAGCTTTGAAAAATTGCGCGAAAAGATGATGCTAATTGAAACTATCAATATGGCACATCTGGGGGCTCGCGCCTTTGAAGAAATTGGAGGCGAGGTGGTGCAGACCACATCGTTTGTGCGCTGTGCAAACCATGTGGATGGTTATAAAGGCACTTACTGTCGCCTGATTGAGCCTACTTCTCAGCAGGGAAAAGAAGACATGTTCCTTGAAGGAAAGAATAGGTATATTACAAATCAAAATAGCTTCAGAATAATTCCTGGAGAGCCAATAGCATATTGGGCAAGCAATACAATTTTGAAGTGCTTTTTAAATAGAAAAGCTCTCGATGTAAAATATATGATGAGAGAAGGAATTCACACTGCAGATAATGAGCGTTTTTTACGGCTGTGGAGTGAAGTTAACTCGAATACGATTGTACAAAATGCAACTTCTTATAAGGACATTGACAAATATGGTCGATGGGTACCCTACAATAAAGGGGGAGCGTATAGAAAATGGTTTGGAAATAATGATTGGGTTATTGGTTTTGATTCAGTATATAGAGAGAAAATGGCGATGCTAAAAGGGCATGTTCGTCCTAGCGAGGGAATTTATTTTAGAGAAGGTGGAACATGGACAGCAGTTACTATGGGGGGATTTGGCATAAGATACTACCCTTCTGGATTTTTGTTTGATGCTGGTGGTCAAGTTGCTGTGGGCCCCAATATTATTTCCTGCATTGCCTACTTGAATTCTAAATTGTTTGGCGAAATCGCAAAGTTAACTATGCCAACAATAAATTATAAATGCGGTGTTATTAAGACATTGCCTGATTTATGTGTTGATGATAATGCGATAGTAGAAAAGGCTAAAAACAATATTGAACTTTCAAAATGCGATTGGAATGCGTTTGAAACCTCGTTGGATTTTAAGAAGCACCCATTGCTCCGGAATGTTTCCACGATTTCCGAAGCCTTTAACCAGTGGCAGACAGAATGCGATGACCGTTTTAACCAGCTGAAGGCCAACGAAGAAGAGCTGAACCGCATTTTTATTGACATTTATGGTTTGCAGGATGAGCTGACCCCAGAAGTGGAAGATAAAGATGTGACTGTGCGGAAGGCTGAGTTGCAGCGGGACATCAAGAGCTTGCTTAGCTATGCCGTGGGCTGTATGTTTGGCCGCTACTCGCTGGATGTGGAAGGATTGGCTTATGCAGGCGGCGAGTGGGATGGCAGTAAATACCAGAGCTATATTCCGGATGCCGACAATGTTATCCCCATCACCGATGAAGAATATCTGGACGATGATATCGTATCGCGCTTGTGTGCATGGCTGAAAGTGGTGTATGGTGCCGATACGCTGGAAGAGAACCTCGATTATATCGCAAAAGCACTTGGCAATAAGGGCAGCACCAGCCGGGAGATCATCCGCAACTACTTCCTGAACGATTTCTTCAAGGATCACTGCCAGACTTACTCTGTTACCGGCTCCGGCAAGCGTCCGATCTACTGGCTGTTTGACAGCGGCAAGCAGAACGGCTTCAAGGCACTGGTTTACCTGCACCACTATACGCCGGATACCATTGGCAACCTGCGTATCGACTACCTGCACAAGATGCAGCGCGTGTACGAATCCGAAATCAACCGGATGCAGGATATGATGGATCACAGCGGGAATGCCCGCGAGGTGGCAGCAGCCTCCAAGCGTAAGGATAAACTTGCCAAGCAGCTGAAGGAATGCCGGGAATATGATGAAAAGATCAGCCATCTGGCACTTTCCCGTATCGAGCTTGACCTCGATGACGGCGTAAAGGTCAACTACCGTAAGCTCCAGACTGCGCAGGACGGCAAGTTCTATGAGGTGTTGGCAGACAGTAAGAACATCATGGTGAAAGAAAAGAAATAA
- the brxC gene encoding BREX system P-loop protein BrxC, with protein sequence MQIKDMFRKKIDREIQGVIIVGQGEETNVAQELEEYVVTRELQRHFADFFAAYKKGIQGTTPKMGVWISGFFGSGKSHFLKILSYLLQNKQVGDKHAIDYFIEDQKITNQMVLADMQLAANTPSDVILFNIDSKSDSNGKENKDAIVNVFLKVFNEMQGFCGSMPHLADLERRLSEEGRFEEFKEKFEEEYGDPWESSRQDFDFIQDSVVDVLSDMDFMSESAARNWCEKATESYQISIEDFAKRVKSYIDKKGNNHHVVFLVDEIGQYIGDDSKLMLNLQTVTEELGKECMGKAWVIVTSQQDIDSITKVKGNDFSKIQGRFDTRLSLSSANVDAVIKKRILDKTETAAQSLRLLYDQKSTIIKNLIVFNDGVEKKLYANAEDFAEVYPFVPYQFNLLASVLTSIRTHGASGKHLSEGERSMLALFKESAMQLMDDEMGAIVPFYRFYDALENFLDHSHSSVIIRAYDNSYINPEKKEKDVFAINVLKTLFLIKYVLEIEANVDNIVSLMITSIDDDRISLKAQVEDALKVLMRQMLIQKNGSIYVFLTDEEQEINNEIEKENVEMPEVITKIAEMIYEDIFSSKKYQYPSFGGRYAFSFNQTVDDRPYKANQNYDIGLRVLTPWYEGGTDDGTLRLLSGQGKEVLVVLPNDDAFLTEMRAYLKIERFLRKNTSVQLAKYETIKEAKRVEMRERNGNAKLYLTEALKEATIYVNGDVLHTSGKEVTSRINEAIGRLVQTVYHKLSYIDAAMGEADIRKMFKTSNQLSLALGDTGESNVHALDDVLQFVAGNSRMHMKTSMKTIKDRFMKAPYGFVEDDIHWLVARLFKRGDLSFTVNGESVNLNNRSEEEIIGYITKKQFVDKLLTEVRVRVPENQKKTVRTVMKELFKVAPPADDEDTIMKNFQHYCENRITEVERLEPKYENYTYPGKELLEKGKKRLSALVQIQAPLEFFKTVFDEQDDLMDFGEDYEPIRDFFGSEQLTIFTRALDMLNIYEDSKTYIVDAELEEVVAKMRTIVRMAKPYKEIPKLPELREKFMNCYMRILEEQAEPVKDSINQDRNRVFEVLNTKPYKDTKFNRYLELFKEIMDGAEHCNNVSTLRSYADKAEALKLRLLNEMNAEDIRLAKEAAAKAEAERKRQEEEATKRGETVKPAEKVAEPQPVYKVRTTKNVSIKTVAKTASWRLESKDDVDKYLAALRENLLKEMDEDTIVNIEL encoded by the coding sequence ATGCAGATCAAGGACATGTTCCGAAAGAAAATTGACCGTGAGATACAGGGCGTTATCATTGTCGGTCAGGGTGAAGAGACAAATGTAGCGCAGGAGCTGGAAGAGTATGTTGTGACCCGTGAGCTTCAGCGTCATTTTGCAGATTTCTTTGCAGCATATAAAAAAGGTATTCAGGGAACCACACCGAAAATGGGTGTCTGGATTTCCGGCTTCTTTGGAAGTGGTAAATCTCATTTCCTGAAAATCTTGTCCTATCTGCTTCAGAATAAACAGGTCGGAGACAAACATGCCATCGACTACTTTATCGAAGATCAGAAGATTACCAATCAGATGGTGCTGGCAGATATGCAGCTGGCAGCAAACACCCCATCGGACGTAATTCTTTTCAACATTGATTCCAAAAGCGATTCTAATGGCAAGGAAAATAAAGATGCCATTGTGAACGTGTTCCTGAAGGTTTTCAATGAGATGCAGGGCTTCTGCGGTTCCATGCCGCACCTTGCTGACCTGGAGCGCAGGCTTTCCGAGGAAGGTCGTTTTGAAGAGTTTAAGGAAAAGTTTGAAGAAGAGTATGGCGATCCGTGGGAAAGCTCTCGTCAGGACTTCGATTTCATTCAGGATTCTGTTGTCGATGTTCTTTCTGACATGGATTTCATGAGCGAATCAGCTGCCCGTAACTGGTGCGAGAAAGCAACCGAGAGCTACCAGATCAGCATTGAAGATTTTGCCAAGCGTGTAAAGTCCTATATTGATAAAAAAGGCAATAACCACCATGTAGTTTTCCTTGTGGATGAGATCGGTCAGTACATTGGTGATGATTCCAAGCTGATGCTGAACCTTCAGACAGTGACGGAAGAACTGGGCAAGGAGTGCATGGGCAAGGCTTGGGTAATCGTAACGAGCCAGCAGGATATCGACTCCATTACCAAGGTGAAGGGTAACGACTTCTCCAAGATTCAGGGACGTTTCGATACACGCCTTTCTCTGTCCTCTGCCAATGTAGATGCTGTTATCAAAAAGCGTATTCTGGATAAGACTGAGACCGCAGCACAGAGCCTGCGTCTGCTCTATGACCAGAAATCAACCATTATCAAAAATCTGATTGTCTTCAATGACGGTGTGGAGAAAAAACTGTACGCCAACGCAGAAGATTTTGCAGAGGTTTATCCTTTTGTTCCGTACCAGTTTAATTTGCTTGCAAGTGTACTGACCAGCATCCGTACCCACGGTGCATCCGGTAAGCACCTGTCCGAGGGTGAACGTTCCATGCTGGCTCTGTTCAAAGAGTCCGCCATGCAGCTGATGGACGATGAGATGGGGGCAATCGTGCCGTTCTATCGGTTCTATGATGCATTGGAGAACTTCCTCGACCACAGCCACAGCAGCGTGATCATCCGCGCTTATGATAACAGCTACATCAACCCGGAAAAGAAGGAAAAAGATGTCTTTGCCATCAATGTGCTGAAGACCCTTTTCCTGATTAAATATGTTCTGGAGATCGAAGCCAATGTGGACAACATCGTCAGCCTGATGATTACCAGCATTGACGATGATCGTATCTCTTTGAAAGCACAGGTGGAGGACGCACTGAAAGTGCTGATGCGCCAGATGCTGATCCAGAAGAATGGCTCCATCTATGTATTCCTGACCGATGAGGAACAGGAAATTAACAACGAAATCGAAAAAGAAAATGTGGAGATGCCGGAGGTCATCACGAAGATCGCGGAGATGATCTATGAGGACATTTTCTCCAGTAAGAAGTATCAGTACCCCAGCTTTGGTGGGCGGTATGCGTTCTCCTTCAATCAGACAGTGGATGACCGCCCCTATAAGGCAAATCAGAATTACGATATCGGCCTCCGTGTGCTGACCCCGTGGTATGAGGGCGGCACCGATGATGGTACGCTGCGTCTGCTCTCTGGCCAGGGCAAGGAAGTCCTTGTGGTTCTGCCGAACGATGATGCGTTCCTGACGGAAATGCGGGCATACTTGAAAATTGAGCGGTTCCTTCGCAAGAATACTTCTGTGCAGCTTGCCAAGTATGAGACCATTAAGGAAGCAAAGCGCGTAGAGATGCGGGAACGCAACGGGAACGCCAAGCTTTATCTGACGGAAGCTCTGAAAGAGGCTACCATCTATGTCAATGGCGATGTGCTGCACACCTCCGGCAAGGAAGTAACCAGCCGCATCAACGAGGCCATTGGCAGATTGGTGCAGACGGTTTACCACAAACTGTCCTACATTGACGCAGCGATGGGTGAAGCAGACATCCGGAAGATGTTCAAGACCAGCAACCAGCTGTCGCTGGCACTGGGAGATACCGGAGAATCCAATGTTCACGCACTGGATGATGTGCTGCAATTCGTGGCGGGCAATTCCCGGATGCACATGAAGACTTCTATGAAAACCATCAAGGATCGCTTTATGAAAGCACCCTATGGCTTTGTCGAAGATGACATCCATTGGCTGGTGGCACGTCTCTTTAAGCGTGGAGACCTGTCCTTTACGGTCAACGGTGAGAGCGTCAATCTGAACAACCGCTCCGAAGAGGAAATCATCGGGTACATCACGAAGAAGCAGTTCGTGGATAAGCTGCTGACGGAAGTGCGCGTCCGTGTGCCGGAAAACCAGAAAAAGACCGTCCGCACCGTGATGAAAGAGCTGTTCAAGGTGGCACCGCCTGCCGATGACGAAGATACCATCATGAAGAACTTCCAGCACTACTGCGAGAATCGGATCACCGAGGTTGAGCGGCTGGAACCGAAATATGAGAATTACACCTATCCCGGAAAAGAACTTCTGGAAAAGGGCAAGAAGCGGCTTTCCGCACTGGTGCAGATTCAGGCACCGCTGGAATTCTTTAAGACCGTATTTGACGAACAGGACGATCTGATGGATTTTGGAGAGGACTATGAGCCTATCCGTGATTTCTTTGGCAGTGAACAGCTGACCATCTTCACCCGTGCGCTGGATATGCTGAATATCTACGAGGACAGCAAGACCTACATCGTGGATGCAGAACTGGAAGAAGTGGTGGCTAAGATGCGCACCATCGTCCGGATGGCGAAGCCTTACAAGGAGATTCCGAAGCTGCCGGAGCTGCGCGAGAAGTTTATGAACTGCTATATGCGCATTCTGGAAGAGCAGGCAGAGCCGGTCAAGGATTCCATCAATCAGGATCGGAACCGTGTCTTTGAAGTGCTGAACACCAAGCCCTATAAGGATACGAAGTTCAACCGCTATCTGGAGCTGTTTAAGGAGATCATGGATGGTGCAGAGCACTGCAACAATGTCTCTACTTTGCGCAGCTATGCAGATAAGGCGGAGGCACTGAAGCTGCGCCTGCTCAACGAGATGAACGCAGAGGACATTCGCCTTGCGAAGGAAGCAGCGGCAAAGGCCGAGGCAGAGCGCAAGCGTCAGGAAGAAGAGGCGACAAAACGCGGCGAGACCGTGAAACCGGCTGAAAAGGTTGCAGAACCGCAGCCGGTATATAAGGTGCGCACCACGAAGAATGTTTCCATCAAGACGGTTGCCAAGACTGCATCGTGGCGACTGGAGAGCAAGGATGATGTTGATAAATACCTTGCCGCATTGCGTGAAAACCTGCTGAAAGAGATGGACGAAGATACAATCGTCAACATTGAACTATAA